In one window of Chitinophagales bacterium DNA:
- a CDS encoding YceI family protein, which produces MATYKIDAAHSEINFKVKHLMITNVTGNFTQFDATMEAAADDFSDAKISFEADVNSINTNNEQRDGHLKSDDFFNAEQFPKLTFVSSGLQKKSDSEYALTGDLTIRNITKTVTLDVEFGGTMTDPWGQQKAGFEINGKINRKDFDLKWTATTEAGGIVVSDEVKLQLAVQMIKQA; this is translated from the coding sequence ATGGCAACCTACAAAATCGACGCTGCACACAGCGAAATCAACTTCAAGGTAAAACACCTGATGATCACCAATGTAACGGGTAATTTCACGCAGTTTGATGCTACAATGGAAGCAGCTGCTGATGATTTCAGCGATGCAAAAATCAGCTTCGAAGCTGATGTGAACAGCATCAACACCAATAACGAACAGCGTGATGGTCACCTGAAGAGTGATGATTTCTTCAACGCTGAGCAGTTTCCTAAACTGACTTTCGTTTCAAGCGGTCTGCAGAAAAAATCTGACAGTGAGTATGCACTTACTGGCGACCTGACCATTCGTAACATTACCAAGACTGTTACATTGGATGTTGAGTTTGGTGGTACAATGACAGATCCCTGGGGTCAGCAGAAAGCAGGTTTTGAAATCAATGGTAAAATCAACCGTAAGGATTTCGATCTGAAGTGGACAGCAACAACAGAAGCCGGTGGTATTGTAGTAAGCGATGAAGTGAAGCTGCAACTGGCTGTACAGATGATCAAGCAAGCATAA
- a CDS encoding helix-turn-helix domain-containing protein, with product MPQANTSYFALTQVSGAPVDKAHPQYEHYRNSIPLFPNEAVYVYSFQQNRLLYAAGWEKTMGYRDDEITMHIIMQATDPAQAPFAFELNNKAVQFLMSPRKDLDQYSYFFEGRKIHKDGSLVPMSIHIRVFSTKNDHVDEVIGRFQVNHTLRFGKVLRYGANGPFKNEFEEILNKELFQYSAISAKEKEALSLVSKGLSFKEIADQLDISTSAVEKRILPLYKRFDVKGLPHLISFAYENFILP from the coding sequence ATGCCCCAAGCAAATACCTCTTATTTCGCACTAACCCAGGTTTCAGGTGCACCTGTAGACAAAGCACATCCTCAATACGAGCATTATCGTAATAGTATCCCACTGTTTCCGAATGAAGCAGTGTATGTCTACTCTTTTCAGCAAAACCGATTACTCTATGCGGCAGGCTGGGAAAAAACCATGGGCTACCGTGATGATGAAATCACCATGCACATCATCATGCAGGCAACAGATCCCGCACAAGCACCTTTTGCGTTTGAACTAAACAATAAAGCTGTACAGTTTCTGATGAGCCCAAGAAAAGACCTGGATCAGTACAGCTATTTTTTTGAAGGCCGAAAGATCCATAAAGACGGCTCATTGGTGCCCATGTCTATCCATATCCGTGTATTCAGTACCAAGAACGACCATGTGGATGAAGTCATCGGTCGTTTTCAGGTGAATCATACCCTGCGCTTTGGCAAGGTGTTACGCTATGGCGCAAACGGTCCTTTCAAAAATGAGTTCGAAGAAATCCTAAACAAGGAATTATTCCAGTATTCAGCTATTTCAGCAAAGGAAAAAGAAGCATTGTCCTTGGTATCAAAAGGTCTTTCCTTCAAGGAAATCGCCGACCAACTGGATATCTCCACGAGTGCAGTAGAAAAAAGAATTCTGCCACTCTACAAACGCTTTGATGTAAAAGGCTTACCACACCTCATCAGTTTTGCGTACGAAAATTTTATTCTTCCTTAA
- a CDS encoding amidophosphoribosyltransferase, with protein sequence MSDEIKHECGLAFIRLRKPFSWYQQQYGSVLYGLNKLYLLMEKQHNRGQDGAGVASVKLHVEPGYPFLARTRSNAPQPIADLFFKIGQEVAELEKYQPDIKQHPGLLKGHLPFLGELLLGHLRYGTQGKNNVEFCHPFIKRNLIPGRNLALAGNFNLVNTEELFDLVNVNPGEFQKQSDLAAMMEVIHHFLVKEDEISPNAPDLNKVLRKAAPLFDGGFHIGGLIGNGHSFVLRDAHGIRPAYYYINEEVIVAASERAAIRTTFNVGENEVLELMPGQALIVDDAGKYRIEQILEPKERRACSFERIYFSRGSDEKIYRERIALGHHLSRTVLDNINHDLKNTIFSYIPNTAEVAFFGLVKGMEEYLNKIKVERILSWGKDFTPEKLEEMVNRKIRQEKIAIKDVKLRTFITEDASRNEMVQHVYDITYGTVRRGEDTLVVIDDSIVRGTTLKQSIVRMLARLQPKKIIVVSSAPQIRYPDCYGIDMSKLGDFIAFRAAVELLKERNMEDVLTKAHEEIKELQRTNQLHTRNVVRDIYHPFTPEDISNKIAQLITPAEVDVPVQVIYQTIEDLHDSCPTNTGDWYFTGNYPTPGGNRVCNKAFLNYMEGRNVRGY encoded by the coding sequence ATGAGCGACGAGATCAAACACGAATGCGGCCTGGCTTTTATCCGCCTGCGTAAGCCTTTTTCCTGGTATCAGCAGCAATATGGTTCTGTGCTGTACGGTTTGAACAAACTCTACCTGCTCATGGAGAAGCAACACAACCGCGGTCAGGATGGCGCTGGTGTGGCTTCAGTAAAATTGCATGTTGAACCGGGTTATCCTTTTTTAGCCAGAACGCGTAGCAATGCACCTCAACCCATCGCAGATCTTTTCTTCAAAATTGGTCAGGAAGTTGCAGAGCTGGAAAAATACCAGCCGGATATCAAACAACATCCCGGTTTATTGAAAGGGCACCTGCCTTTTTTGGGCGAATTGTTGTTGGGTCATTTGCGTTATGGAACACAGGGTAAGAACAATGTTGAATTTTGTCACCCCTTTATTAAGCGCAACCTCATTCCCGGCAGAAACCTCGCCTTGGCGGGTAATTTCAATCTGGTCAACACAGAGGAGTTGTTTGATTTGGTCAATGTAAATCCCGGTGAGTTTCAGAAGCAAAGTGATCTGGCCGCGATGATGGAAGTGATTCACCATTTTCTGGTGAAGGAAGATGAAATCAGTCCGAATGCCCCCGATCTCAATAAGGTATTACGCAAAGCAGCGCCATTATTTGATGGCGGTTTTCATATTGGTGGCTTAATTGGTAATGGCCACAGTTTTGTGCTGCGCGATGCACATGGTATTCGTCCGGCTTATTATTATATCAACGAAGAAGTGATTGTTGCGGCCAGTGAAAGAGCAGCCATCAGAACCACATTCAATGTGGGCGAGAATGAAGTATTGGAATTGATGCCGGGTCAGGCACTGATTGTAGATGATGCAGGTAAATACCGTATTGAACAGATATTGGAGCCCAAGGAAAGAAGGGCTTGTTCTTTTGAACGCATTTATTTCAGCAGAGGTAGTGATGAAAAAATCTACCGCGAGCGTATTGCACTCGGTCATCACTTAAGCAGAACAGTATTAGATAATATCAACCACGATTTAAAGAATACCATTTTCTCTTATATACCCAATACTGCCGAAGTAGCTTTTTTCGGATTGGTAAAGGGTATGGAGGAATACCTCAATAAGATTAAGGTAGAACGAATCCTCAGCTGGGGCAAGGATTTTACGCCTGAGAAGCTGGAGGAGATGGTGAACAGAAAAATTCGCCAGGAAAAAATTGCCATCAAGGATGTAAAGCTGCGCACTTTTATTACAGAAGATGCTAGCAGAAATGAGATGGTGCAGCACGTGTATGATATTACGTATGGTACAGTGCGCAGAGGAGAAGATACTTTGGTGGTGATTGATGATAGCATTGTACGTGGTACTACTTTGAAGCAGAGTATTGTACGTATGCTGGCGCGATTGCAGCCCAAAAAAATCATCGTGGTTTCTTCAGCACCGCAAATCCGTTATCCGGATTGTTATGGTATTGATATGAGTAAGCTGGGTGACTTCATCGCCTTCCGCGCAGCAGTGGAATTGCTGAAGGAGCGCAATATGGAGGATGTACTCACGAAAGCACATGAAGAAATCAAGGAACTACAAAGAACCAATCAATTGCATACACGCAATGTGGTAAGAGATATTTATCATCCGTTTACGCCGGAAGATATTTCCAATAAGATTGCACAGCTGATAACACCTGCAGAAGTGGATGTGCCTGTTCAGGTGATTTATCAAACCATTGAAGACTTGCATGATAGCTGTCCTACCAATACAGGCGACTGGTATTTCACGGGTAATTATCCCACCCCTGGTGGAAACCGCGTGTGCAACAAAGCTTTCCTGAACTATATGGAAGGCAGGAATGTGCGCGGGTATTAA
- a CDS encoding Crp/Fnr family transcriptional regulator produces MDNSTNWQTRLHFLGTALLNELEQHAVLQSFPANTTLVREGQYVKLIPVVLQGAIKVFSSFEEKDLLLYYIQASESCIMSFAACQYNQPSRIMAITEEDSEVLLLPADKVQRWVKEYPSLNQLFFQQYNQRYAELIDTINHLLFNRLDERVYQYLLEKSRVKNETQLNIRHRQIAQELGTAREVVTRVMKRLEQEGRIQQQDGLIKIM; encoded by the coding sequence ATGGACAATTCCACAAACTGGCAAACCCGTTTACATTTTCTAGGCACAGCATTGTTGAACGAATTAGAACAACATGCAGTACTCCAATCATTTCCTGCAAATACTACGCTAGTGCGAGAAGGTCAGTACGTAAAACTAATCCCCGTTGTACTGCAAGGCGCCATCAAAGTTTTCAGTTCATTCGAGGAAAAAGATTTACTACTCTATTACATTCAAGCATCTGAAAGCTGCATCATGTCTTTTGCAGCCTGTCAATACAATCAGCCCAGCAGAATCATGGCCATTACGGAAGAAGACAGCGAAGTATTGCTGCTGCCTGCGGATAAAGTACAGCGCTGGGTGAAGGAATACCCCTCCCTTAACCAACTCTTTTTCCAGCAATACAACCAACGCTATGCAGAACTGATTGATACCATCAATCACCTTTTATTTAACCGACTGGACGAAAGAGTGTATCAATACCTGCTGGAAAAAAGTCGTGTCAAAAACGAAACACAACTGAATATCCGCCACCGGCAAATCGCCCAGGAACTGGGCACAGCCAGAGAAGTGGTAACCAGGGTGATGAAGCGTTTGGAACAAGAGGGGCGTATTCAACAGCAAGACGGACTGATCAAAATCATGTAA
- a CDS encoding DUF2892 domain-containing protein: MKKNMGGADRIIRVILAIVFAALYFTGTVAGTWGLVLVVLGGVFLATSVVSFCPLYLPFGINTCKKD; this comes from the coding sequence ATGAAAAAGAACATGGGCGGTGCAGACCGCATTATCCGCGTAATCCTGGCAATTGTTTTTGCCGCATTGTATTTTACAGGTACTGTAGCTGGTACATGGGGCCTGGTATTGGTTGTATTAGGCGGTGTATTTCTTGCTACAAGTGTGGTGAGTTTTTGTCCGCTCTACCTGCCCTTTGGTATCAATACTTGTAAAAAGGATTAA
- a CDS encoding LamG domain-containing protein, which translates to MKRVFMIVHCCLAVIIFSCQKKEASPQPSPPPTNSSVVSVSTTPISDTALTYCTSGATVAISSGTAQINNRGLVWSTSRNPDISLSTKTEESNNSFTRRIVGLLPNTTYYIRAYATTSVGVVYGNELTCTTKNAPVTNGLIAYYPFNGNAKNWVDTANNGEITNATLIADRRNNANAAYNFNGTSAFIDFGINNNIGPTTKTPISISLWLSAGATGNVISKYLNLDASRSYFYFGRSNSNISWIGNGTNPYISLSTTPDTEWTHYVLLAEAGANNAKVYRNGKLIGTGTLAMNASMSNTSLVIGKVSGAFPGFLKGSVDDVSIFNRILTESEITALYNN; encoded by the coding sequence ATGAAGCGGGTATTTATGATTGTTCATTGTTGCTTAGCAGTGATAATTTTTTCTTGTCAAAAAAAGGAAGCTAGTCCACAGCCATCACCGCCGCCAACTAATTCATCGGTAGTTTCTGTGAGTACTACACCGATAAGCGATACCGCATTGACGTACTGTACATCTGGTGCCACTGTTGCTATCAGTTCGGGTACAGCACAAATTAATAATAGAGGCTTGGTATGGAGCACAAGCAGAAACCCGGATATTTCTTTGAGTACTAAAACAGAGGAATCAAACAACTCTTTCACAAGAAGAATTGTAGGCTTACTGCCAAATACAACTTACTATATACGTGCATATGCCACCACTTCAGTTGGTGTAGTATATGGTAATGAGTTAACATGTACTACAAAAAATGCGCCCGTTACAAATGGACTTATAGCCTATTACCCATTCAATGGTAATGCAAAAAATTGGGTGGATACTGCCAATAATGGAGAAATTACAAATGCTACTTTAATTGCAGATCGAAGAAATAACGCAAACGCGGCATACAATTTTAATGGAACCAGCGCTTTTATTGACTTTGGAATTAATAACAACATAGGCCCCACTACTAAAACGCCTATTTCAATTAGCTTATGGCTAAGCGCAGGTGCTACTGGGAATGTGATCTCTAAATATCTTAATCTCGATGCAAGCAGATCCTACTTTTATTTTGGTAGAAGTAATAGCAATATTAGTTGGATTGGTAATGGAACAAATCCATACATCAGTTTATCAACAACCCCTGATACAGAGTGGACGCACTATGTTTTACTCGCAGAAGCTGGTGCCAATAATGCAAAAGTGTATAGAAATGGCAAGTTGATAGGTACTGGTACCCTTGCTATGAATGCTAGCATGTCGAACACATCATTAGTCATTGGTAAAGTATCGGGAGCTTTCCCCGGTTTTTTGAAAGGAAGTGTTGATGATGTATCCATTTTTAACAGGATACTTACTGAATCTGAGATAACAGCATTGTACAATAATTAA
- a CDS encoding OsmC family protein gives MTTAHIQQTHYRLSLDNGRHEFFADEPLDVGGTDSAPSPDELLEAALASCTAITLRMYADRKQWPLQQIDVAVKVERVDGKTIITRNISFEGQIGEAEKERLLQIAKACPVSKTLSGTIELNSSIQ, from the coding sequence ATGACTACCGCACACATTCAGCAAACGCATTACCGCTTAAGCTTAGACAATGGCAGGCATGAATTCTTTGCAGATGAGCCGCTGGATGTGGGCGGTACAGACAGTGCACCCAGCCCTGATGAACTACTAGAAGCAGCACTGGCTTCTTGTACGGCTATCACATTACGTATGTATGCCGACAGAAAGCAATGGCCACTTCAGCAAATTGATGTTGCAGTAAAAGTGGAGCGAGTGGATGGCAAAACCATCATCACACGAAATATTTCTTTTGAGGGGCAAATCGGCGAAGCAGAAAAAGAAAGACTGCTACAGATTGCGAAAGCTTGTCCCGTAAGTAAAACCTTATCTGGTACTATTGAACTCAACAGCAGCATCCAATAA
- a CDS encoding pirin family protein: MQHIIHRAADRGIKDIGWLKSQFSFSFSNYYHPGKQGFGLLKVFNDDVVQAGGGFGLHPHMNMEIISVMLQGKMNHKDTMGYSEEVTEDWVQIMSAGTGLRHEEHNIGEDEVKFLQIWIEPKLQNIQPRYQRRYFPKAKRRNQLVTIVNNEEGQAHCWINQNAKLSLGLFDKGQQLSYAFTPLNKCVYLFVISGVVSIAGEALQEKDAIGIWDTGSFNVHVEQDASFIVIEVPVNH, encoded by the coding sequence ATGCAACACATTATCCATCGCGCAGCAGACAGAGGCATAAAAGATATTGGCTGGTTGAAAAGTCAGTTTTCATTCAGCTTCTCCAATTATTATCATCCCGGTAAACAGGGCTTTGGTTTGCTGAAAGTGTTTAATGATGATGTGGTACAAGCTGGTGGAGGTTTTGGCCTGCATCCACACATGAATATGGAAATCATTTCGGTGATGTTGCAGGGTAAGATGAACCACAAGGATACCATGGGCTATAGTGAGGAAGTAACCGAAGATTGGGTACAGATCATGAGTGCAGGAACCGGACTGCGTCACGAAGAGCACAATATTGGTGAGGATGAGGTAAAGTTTCTGCAAATCTGGATCGAACCCAAGTTACAGAACATACAACCGCGTTATCAGCGCAGGTATTTTCCCAAGGCCAAGCGCAGGAATCAATTGGTTACCATTGTGAATAATGAAGAGGGTCAGGCACATTGTTGGATTAACCAGAATGCAAAACTGTCTCTGGGGCTATTTGATAAAGGTCAGCAATTGAGTTATGCATTTACACCCTTGAATAAATGTGTGTATTTGTTTGTCATCAGCGGAGTAGTTTCCATTGCTGGCGAAGCCCTGCAGGAAAAAGATGCTATCGGTATCTGGGATACCGGTTCGTTTAATGTTCATGTTGAACAGGATGCATCTTTTATTGTTATAGAAGTGCCGGTGAATCATTGA
- a CDS encoding Brp/Blh family beta-carotene 15,15'-dioxygenase — MIIISISLFTLIVHKYLYSIPENWQWIFFGITMMLTGLPHGAFDYLVAKHQAKKDHKIFSIPRFYSNYLISMIAYAIGWYLFPIASLMVFLLLSAYHFGESDLVYYSTERKIFKELHKLIHGGSILLVLITSNPETTIPIIDNIINYDSSSAVFYQVKPYTYSLCAVNCLIALVFYSSNKINTIYYLATYLIIILTISLLPLPLGFALYFSCWHAINTINDITYFLTNEYGQKKQLWNIIKNGAPFILLTWFGIVFVLFTLLQSNQPHNILSILFISISILTLPHVGVMSSMLNRYTSK; from the coding sequence TTGATTATCATCAGCATTTCACTCTTCACGCTAATCGTACATAAATACCTTTACTCAATTCCAGAAAATTGGCAGTGGATCTTTTTTGGCATTACAATGATGCTCACGGGTCTGCCACATGGCGCATTTGACTATTTAGTTGCCAAACATCAAGCTAAAAAAGATCACAAAATCTTTTCAATACCCAGGTTCTACTCTAACTATCTAATAAGTATGATTGCTTATGCCATAGGATGGTATCTTTTCCCTATAGCATCCTTAATGGTCTTTCTACTTCTATCAGCATATCATTTTGGGGAATCAGACTTGGTTTATTATTCAACTGAAAGAAAAATTTTTAAAGAGCTGCATAAATTAATTCACGGTGGAAGTATTTTGTTAGTGTTAATTACATCTAATCCTGAAACTACTATCCCCATTATAGATAACATCATCAATTATGATAGCTCTAGTGCAGTTTTCTATCAAGTTAAACCTTATACCTATAGTCTTTGCGCGGTCAATTGTTTAATAGCACTTGTTTTTTACAGCAGTAACAAGATAAACACGATTTATTATCTCGCAACCTACCTCATTATCATTCTAACAATCAGTTTATTACCCTTGCCGCTTGGATTTGCATTGTACTTTAGTTGTTGGCATGCCATAAACACAATTAACGATATCACCTATTTCCTTACGAATGAATATGGGCAAAAAAAACAATTATGGAATATCATCAAAAATGGTGCTCCATTTATTCTACTTACTTGGTTTGGAATTGTATTTGTCTTATTTACTTTGCTACAATCTAATCAGCCCCATAACATTTTATCCATCTTATTCATCAGTATATCAATTCTAACATTGCCACATGTGGGCGTGATGTCAAGTATGCTAAACAGATACACAAGTAAATAA
- a CDS encoding bacteriorhodopsin, with translation MLKLLLNVGTIASDNYTAFTFFIGTMAMMAASVFFFFELNNTDKKWRTSLLVSGLITFIAAVHYYYMRGYNLETGQSPTFFRYVDWILTVPLMCVEFYLITRKVGATQQLLWKLIFASLVMLITGYVGEAIYGQEKQSWLWGAISGAAYFYIVYLVWVGDVAKLAAASSPAVAAANKTLAWFVLVGWAIYPLGYILGTNGGLFGIQLVADPKAAQASMDIIYNIGDAVNKIGFGLVIYSLSRKDSNS, from the coding sequence ATGCTGAAATTACTTCTCAACGTGGGTACAATTGCATCCGACAATTATACCGCATTCACATTCTTTATCGGTACGATGGCTATGATGGCTGCTTCTGTATTCTTTTTCTTTGAGTTAAATAATACAGATAAAAAGTGGCGTACTTCATTGCTTGTTTCGGGTCTGATAACCTTCATTGCTGCAGTACACTATTACTACATGCGTGGTTACAATTTAGAGACTGGACAATCTCCAACTTTCTTCCGTTACGTTGATTGGATTTTAACAGTACCCCTTATGTGTGTTGAATTCTACTTGATCACACGTAAAGTTGGTGCCACACAGCAATTACTCTGGAAATTAATATTTGCTTCTCTGGTTATGCTTATTACTGGCTATGTTGGTGAAGCAATTTATGGTCAGGAAAAACAAAGCTGGTTGTGGGGTGCTATAAGCGGTGCAGCCTATTTCTATATTGTGTACCTCGTTTGGGTAGGCGATGTGGCGAAACTCGCTGCTGCTTCAAGCCCGGCGGTAGCTGCAGCTAACAAAACACTTGCCTGGTTTGTACTCGTTGGTTGGGCAATCTATCCATTGGGATATATACTGGGCACAAACGGAGGTCTGTTTGGTATTCAGTTGGTAGCAGATCCTAAGGCAGCACAAGCTTCAATGGATATCATTTATAACATTGGTGACGCAGTAAATAAAATTGGTTTTGGTCTAGTCATCTATTCGCTTAGCAGAAAAGACAGTAATAGCTAA
- a CDS encoding GNAT family N-acetyltransferase has protein sequence MTRLEHITEANAGLETVRQLFLDYQQELNADLCFQSFEAELKDPLKKYGPPTGSLLLAYYQDQPAGCIALQPLPEAGVCEMKRLYVVPSFRKFGIGRKLVQAILDDAKALGYHIMKLDTLDRLQPAIQLYKAFGFTDASAYYANPLEGVVYMQRTC, from the coding sequence ATGACTCGCCTCGAACATATTACTGAAGCCAATGCCGGACTCGAAACAGTTCGGCAGCTTTTTTTGGATTACCAGCAAGAGTTGAATGCAGATCTCTGTTTCCAAAGTTTTGAAGCAGAGCTGAAAGACCCACTTAAAAAATACGGACCGCCCACCGGTAGTTTACTATTGGCCTATTACCAAGATCAACCAGCAGGATGTATAGCACTGCAGCCCTTACCTGAAGCTGGTGTGTGTGAGATGAAGCGACTGTATGTAGTGCCCAGCTTTCGCAAATTTGGTATCGGCAGAAAACTAGTACAAGCCATTCTGGATGATGCAAAAGCCTTGGGTTATCACATCATGAAACTGGATACGCTGGATCGATTGCAGCCTGCTATCCAACTGTATAAAGCCTTTGGCTTTACCGATGCATCCGCCTATTACGCCAACCCGCTGGAAGGTGTGGTGTATATGCAAAGAACTTGTTGA
- a CDS encoding NAD(P)H-dependent oxidoreductase — protein MKIEIISGSPRANSITKRIALHLQKHLSANTEHEVGLIDVREWNLGLLDQVFSSVENTPDQFKPLAQRVFGADAFILVTPEYNGGYSPALQNLLDHFPKQSRKAFGLVTGSTGALGGMRSSQQLLLLVPALFGIASPHMLITPLMDKKFDEAGNLIDPGFQKNIDNFVREFLWLAETLKPEPVLN, from the coding sequence ATGAAAATTGAAATAATATCCGGCTCTCCAAGGGCCAACAGCATTACAAAAAGAATTGCCCTGCATTTGCAGAAGCACTTAAGTGCCAATACCGAGCATGAAGTGGGTTTGATAGATGTACGTGAATGGAATCTGGGTCTGCTGGATCAGGTATTCAGCTCTGTAGAGAATACGCCTGATCAGTTCAAGCCATTGGCCCAGCGTGTATTTGGTGCAGATGCCTTTATTCTGGTAACACCGGAATACAACGGTGGCTATTCTCCCGCTTTGCAAAACTTATTAGACCATTTTCCCAAGCAAAGCCGCAAAGCATTTGGTCTGGTAACAGGTTCTACCGGTGCATTGGGTGGCATGCGCAGTTCTCAGCAGTTGTTGTTGCTGGTACCTGCTTTGTTTGGCATTGCCTCACCCCATATGCTGATTACCCCGCTGATGGACAAGAAGTTCGATGAAGCGGGTAATTTGATTGATCCGGGCTTCCAGAAGAATATCGACAATTTTGTGCGCGAATTCCTCTGGCTGGCAGAGACGTTGAAGCCGGAACCGGTCTTGAATTAA
- a CDS encoding 3-hydroxybutyrate dehydrogenase: protein MPKTALITGSTSGIGLGIARQFAKAGYNLVLNGLEPDGPAIAADIASTYQIQTHFSPANMLDAAALRAMVTEAVAKFGSIEVLICNAGIQHVSPIADFPEDKWDAILSINLSAAFHLTKAVWPHMRQQGFGRIIHIASAHGLMASEFKSAYVAAKHGLVGFTKVAALEGAPHNITCNAICPGYVKTPLVEKQIADQARVHNLSEEEVVSKVMLLKQAVKEFVPVETLGDLAVFLASDGAKTLTGTALPVDGGWYAQ from the coding sequence ATGCCTAAAACAGCACTCATCACCGGCAGTACCAGCGGTATTGGTCTGGGTATTGCCCGTCAGTTTGCCAAAGCCGGTTACAATCTCGTCTTAAATGGTCTTGAACCAGATGGCCCGGCTATTGCTGCGGATATAGCCAGCACTTATCAAATTCAAACACATTTCTCCCCGGCAAATATGCTGGATGCCGCTGCACTTCGTGCCATGGTAACTGAAGCGGTTGCCAAATTCGGCAGTATTGAAGTGCTTATCTGCAATGCAGGCATACAACACGTGAGCCCTATTGCAGATTTTCCTGAAGACAAATGGGACGCCATCCTCTCCATCAACCTCAGCGCAGCCTTCCACCTTACTAAAGCAGTTTGGCCACACATGCGCCAGCAAGGTTTTGGACGCATCATCCATATCGCATCGGCCCATGGCCTCATGGCTTCTGAATTCAAATCGGCCTATGTAGCTGCCAAACATGGCCTTGTAGGATTCACCAAAGTGGCAGCACTCGAAGGTGCACCTCATAATATTACCTGCAATGCTATTTGTCCCGGCTATGTGAAAACGCCTTTGGTAGAAAAACAGATTGCCGACCAAGCCCGGGTACATAACCTAAGCGAGGAAGAGGTGGTGAGTAAAGTAATGTTGCTGAAACAGGCTGTAAAAGAGTTTGTTCCCGTGGAAACCCTTGGGGATCTAGCCGTTTTCCTGGCATCTGATGGGGCCAAAACCCTTACCGGAACTGCCCTTCCGGTAGATGGTGGCTGGTACGCCCAGTAA
- a CDS encoding ATP-binding protein — MKTAAISSQRIRMQLKYDLIGKDSYRGVTLSYAFLANQLGHFALGFIPAYILFCFWPLNYFPVSDPAFSAACVIAACWFLFECYNFLKPLLGDKDKYVFQPDWWNVGIDTFIDVCFFVSGAFMVAGIASHKVYLWIFPVVLLLVLLYFARSWYITKICQQTAEYPFQFRLSQWQFRIDPANQQAVLAIQATQFTGVHVLMIGPKGSGKTSLAVAMANERSIDRQKCVYATASKWLTQLHDADDDLLKGNPYALATWRKADWLVVDDLHPGDPVLGDFITPAIVQQHLQSRPENIHALVSRNVIWVLGSDAPGTHHQLRNWQQWLQQIGVQEADMRILDLSA, encoded by the coding sequence ATGAAAACTGCTGCAATTTCTTCTCAGCGCATTCGTATGCAGCTGAAATACGATCTCATTGGAAAAGACTCATATCGTGGTGTAACACTCAGCTATGCTTTTCTGGCCAATCAACTTGGTCATTTTGCTTTAGGATTTATTCCGGCTTATATCCTGTTTTGTTTCTGGCCACTCAATTATTTTCCGGTTTCAGATCCCGCTTTTAGTGCTGCTTGTGTAATTGCAGCATGTTGGTTTTTATTTGAGTGCTATAATTTTCTAAAACCCCTCTTGGGTGATAAGGATAAGTATGTATTTCAGCCAGATTGGTGGAATGTGGGTATCGATACATTTATCGATGTTTGTTTTTTTGTGAGCGGTGCATTTATGGTAGCAGGCATTGCTTCTCATAAAGTGTATCTATGGATTTTTCCGGTAGTACTTTTATTGGTGTTATTGTATTTCGCGCGTAGCTGGTATATCACCAAGATATGTCAGCAAACGGCCGAGTATCCATTTCAGTTTCGACTTAGTCAGTGGCAGTTTCGAATTGATCCCGCAAATCAGCAAGCGGTTTTGGCTATACAGGCTACACAGTTTACAGGTGTGCATGTACTCATGATTGGTCCGAAAGGCAGTGGTAAAACCAGTCTGGCTGTGGCCATGGCCAATGAACGATCTATTGACCGACAAAAATGTGTGTATGCAACTGCCAGTAAATGGTTGACGCAGCTGCATGATGCCGATGATGATTTGCTAAAGGGTAATCCGTATGCATTGGCTACTTGGCGGAAAGCCGATTGGTTGGTAGTAGATGATTTGCATCCAGGGGATCCGGTATTGGGAGATTTTATCACACCGGCAATTGTGCAACAGCATTTGCAATCAAGACCCGAGAATATCCATGCTTTGGTGAGCCGCAATGTAATCTGGGTGCTGGGCAGTGATGCACCGGGCACACATCATCAGCTCAGAAACTGGCAACAGTGGTTACAACAGATTGGCGTACAAGAAGCAGACATGCGTATACTGGATTTATCTGCCTGA